One region of Myxococcus xanthus genomic DNA includes:
- a CDS encoding AMP-dependent synthetase/ligase, with amino-acid sequence MRAENQVAASATAGGDATLVQLLIQRAKNASTVGVSHKKDGRWQDVTFAQFLDEVKALSAGLVAQGVKPGDRVAIFANTSLQWLICDVAISAAQAITVPIYASNTPDECRYILNHSETTLVFVDNDEKDARQAGRLTRLRQKLAECPALRRIVAFEGPVAGGTELSLADVIAQGRTEHAARPDDFEARVAGVSMEDTASIIYTSGTTGDPKGVILTHRNWAFEAKAAQSVGMMVPSDSVMLFLPLAHVFAQVVKAAWLSMGYRLVVAESVDKLLANLVETRPSVLPSVPRVFEKVYNNVVANGSAAPGLKGRLFRWAFKLFDEYVEARSQGREYATLGFALAKKLVFSKVHAAISEKLGGNMRVFISGGAPLSPKIGYFFDLLGLKVLEGYGLTETCAGTTVNREHKIKIGSVGAPVPGMEVMIASDGEILIRGPAVMKGYYKNPEATAEAIDAENWFHTGDIGELDADNYLRITDRKKDLIVTAGGKNVAPQNLENALKTHAIISQAMVYGDKRPYLVVLITVSEEGARRLLLDQGAPVGTYADNARRPEVQAAVKAAVDQVNTQQPPYATLKRFTVLENDFSQETEELTPKLSVKRKVCTQKYRAQLDRMYEGTTVVD; translated from the coding sequence ATGAGGGCAGAGAATCAGGTAGCGGCTTCCGCTACCGCGGGGGGTGATGCGACGCTGGTCCAACTGCTCATTCAGCGCGCGAAGAACGCGTCGACGGTGGGCGTAAGCCACAAGAAAGACGGCCGCTGGCAGGACGTCACCTTCGCCCAGTTCCTGGACGAGGTGAAAGCGCTCTCCGCGGGCCTGGTTGCCCAGGGGGTGAAGCCCGGGGACCGGGTGGCGATTTTCGCGAACACCAGTCTGCAGTGGCTCATCTGCGATGTGGCCATCAGCGCCGCGCAGGCCATCACCGTCCCCATCTATGCGTCCAACACGCCGGATGAGTGCCGGTACATCCTCAACCACTCCGAGACGACGCTCGTCTTCGTGGACAACGACGAGAAGGACGCCCGGCAGGCGGGCCGGCTCACGCGCCTGCGCCAGAAGCTGGCGGAGTGTCCGGCGCTCCGCCGCATCGTCGCCTTCGAGGGCCCCGTTGCCGGTGGCACCGAGCTGTCACTCGCCGACGTCATCGCCCAGGGCCGCACCGAGCATGCCGCCCGTCCGGACGACTTCGAGGCGCGGGTGGCGGGCGTGTCCATGGAGGACACCGCCTCCATCATCTACACGTCCGGCACGACGGGGGACCCCAAGGGCGTCATCCTCACGCACCGCAACTGGGCCTTCGAGGCGAAGGCCGCCCAGTCGGTGGGGATGATGGTGCCCTCTGACTCGGTGATGCTGTTCCTTCCGCTGGCGCACGTCTTCGCGCAGGTGGTGAAGGCCGCCTGGCTGAGCATGGGTTACCGGCTCGTCGTCGCGGAGTCGGTGGACAAGCTGCTCGCCAACCTGGTGGAGACGCGTCCCTCGGTGCTGCCGTCGGTGCCGCGCGTCTTCGAGAAGGTCTACAACAACGTGGTGGCCAACGGCTCGGCGGCCCCGGGGCTCAAGGGCCGGCTCTTCCGCTGGGCCTTCAAGCTGTTCGACGAGTACGTCGAGGCACGCAGCCAGGGGCGCGAGTACGCCACCCTGGGCTTCGCGTTGGCGAAGAAGCTGGTGTTCTCCAAGGTGCACGCGGCCATCAGCGAGAAGCTGGGCGGCAACATGCGCGTGTTCATCTCCGGCGGCGCGCCCCTGTCTCCGAAGATCGGCTACTTCTTCGACCTGCTGGGCCTCAAGGTGCTGGAGGGCTACGGCCTGACGGAGACGTGCGCCGGCACCACCGTCAATCGCGAGCACAAGATCAAGATTGGCAGCGTGGGCGCGCCCGTGCCGGGCATGGAGGTGATGATTGCCTCCGACGGCGAAATCCTCATCCGCGGCCCGGCCGTCATGAAGGGGTACTACAAGAACCCCGAGGCCACGGCGGAGGCCATCGACGCGGAGAACTGGTTCCACACCGGTGACATCGGCGAGCTGGACGCGGACAACTACCTGCGCATCACCGACCGCAAGAAGGACCTCATCGTCACCGCGGGCGGGAAGAACGTGGCGCCGCAGAATCTCGAGAACGCCCTCAAGACGCACGCCATCATCAGTCAGGCCATGGTGTACGGCGACAAGCGGCCGTACCTGGTGGTGCTCATCACCGTGTCGGAGGAGGGCGCGCGCAGACTCCTCCTGGACCAGGGCGCCCCTGTGGGCACCTACGCGGACAATGCCCGTCGTCCGGAGGTCCAGGCGGCGGTGAAGGCCGCGGTGGATCAGGTCAACACGCAGCAGCCGCCCTACGCCACGCTCAAGCGCTTCACCGTGCTGGAGAACGACTTCAGCCAGGAGACGGAGGAGCTGACGCCCAAGCTCAGTGTGAAGCGGAAGGTCTGCACCCAGAAGTACAGGGCGCAGCTCGACCGGATGTACGAAGGCACCACCGTCGTCGACTGA
- a CDS encoding sigma-70 family RNA polymerase sigma factor, whose product MANSTKYAAEGLSHYLRNLGGHQQLTREQEYELARRARKGDESARQTLASSNLAFVVAVAKKFANRGARLDDLIQEGNVGLMKAIEHFDPKKNVRFATYAVWWIRAYITRYLKDNRSQVRGGEAERGSMVDFSLDATIDEDGETTFLDRLEDNSPSPQQVFLAHEQDTEIQEALAKVRKRIGDLGWDILTERLTQDKPLTLEELGQRWGVSRERVRQVELKTKNFLERYLQAFNENEEHHLGERAADAA is encoded by the coding sequence ATGGCCAATTCGACGAAGTACGCAGCCGAAGGCCTGTCGCACTACCTTCGGAACCTGGGCGGGCACCAGCAGCTGACGCGTGAGCAGGAGTACGAGCTTGCGCGTCGCGCCCGCAAGGGTGACGAGTCCGCGCGGCAGACGCTTGCCAGCTCCAATCTGGCCTTCGTTGTCGCCGTGGCGAAGAAGTTCGCCAATCGCGGCGCGCGACTGGATGACCTCATCCAGGAGGGCAACGTCGGTCTCATGAAGGCGATCGAGCACTTCGATCCAAAGAAGAACGTGCGCTTCGCCACCTACGCGGTGTGGTGGATTCGCGCCTACATCACCCGGTACCTGAAGGACAACCGCAGCCAGGTGCGCGGTGGTGAGGCCGAGCGCGGCAGCATGGTGGACTTCTCGCTGGACGCCACCATCGACGAGGACGGCGAGACGACCTTCCTCGATCGGCTGGAGGACAACAGCCCTTCGCCTCAGCAGGTGTTCCTGGCGCACGAGCAGGACACGGAGATTCAGGAGGCGCTCGCCAAGGTGCGCAAGCGCATTGGTGACCTGGGCTGGGACATCCTCACGGAGCGGCTGACACAGGACAAGCCGCTGACGCTCGAGGAACTGGGCCAGCGGTGGGGCGTGTCGCGCGAGCGCGTGCGTCAGGTGGAGCTGAAGACGAAGAACTTCCTGGAGCGCTACCTGCAGGCGTTCAACGAGAACGAGGAGCACCACCTGGGCGAGCGGGCCGCCGACGCGGCGTGA
- a CDS encoding FAD-binding oxidoreductase gives MSAPLPRVEPERVARVREALAAVLAPEQLRVDDAALAAYARDESDSGVHAPDLVVFPADTRQVSEVFKACAVHGVPFTPCGARSGKSGGSLPLHGGVAVSLERMNRILSISPEDLTAVVQPGVITGDLMKAVEAVGLFYPPDPNSWEVCTLGGNVAENAGGPRALKYGVTRDYVIGLEWVLPDGEVVRVGRRTIKGVAGYDLVGLFVGSEGTLGVATEITVQLIPLPREVLTALVVFPSVLHAARAVSAVLAAGILPRCLELIDDVALRAVDGRGFQFPPGAGSAVIVEVDGNGREGLLAELSQLGDICASQGATETLVAQDASQREKLWAARRVISPALRALKPHKISEDIVVPRSKIPEVIERLKAMGAELGLTVATYGHAGDGNLHANILYEGAHQRPLVEEALRRMLVMTVELGGTITGEHGVGHAKREYLSLEQSPALIDLQRRLKAFFDPSGLLNPSKIFPALMRS, from the coding sequence ATGAGTGCGCCCCTGCCGCGCGTGGAGCCCGAGCGCGTGGCCCGCGTGCGCGAGGCGCTGGCCGCCGTTCTGGCTCCGGAGCAGCTGCGCGTGGATGACGCCGCGCTGGCCGCCTACGCCCGTGACGAGTCCGACAGTGGCGTCCATGCGCCCGACCTCGTCGTCTTCCCCGCGGACACGCGGCAGGTGTCGGAGGTCTTCAAGGCGTGCGCGGTGCACGGCGTGCCCTTCACCCCCTGTGGCGCGCGCAGCGGCAAGAGCGGCGGCTCGCTGCCCTTGCACGGGGGGGTGGCGGTGAGCCTGGAGCGGATGAACCGCATCCTCTCCATCTCCCCCGAGGACCTCACCGCGGTGGTGCAGCCCGGCGTCATCACCGGCGACCTGATGAAGGCCGTGGAAGCGGTAGGGCTCTTCTATCCACCGGACCCGAACTCCTGGGAGGTGTGCACGCTGGGCGGCAACGTGGCGGAGAACGCCGGCGGGCCTCGGGCACTCAAATACGGTGTCACGCGCGACTACGTCATCGGACTGGAGTGGGTGCTCCCGGACGGCGAGGTGGTGCGGGTGGGCCGGCGCACCATCAAGGGTGTGGCGGGTTATGACCTGGTGGGCCTCTTCGTCGGCTCGGAGGGCACGCTGGGGGTCGCCACCGAAATCACCGTCCAGCTCATCCCGCTGCCGCGCGAGGTGCTGACGGCCCTGGTGGTTTTTCCGTCCGTGCTGCACGCCGCGCGCGCGGTGTCCGCCGTGCTGGCCGCGGGCATCCTCCCGCGTTGCCTGGAGCTCATCGATGACGTGGCCCTGCGGGCTGTGGACGGCCGCGGCTTCCAGTTCCCTCCGGGCGCGGGCTCCGCTGTCATCGTCGAGGTGGACGGCAACGGCCGCGAGGGCTTGCTCGCTGAGCTGTCTCAGTTGGGTGACATCTGTGCCAGCCAGGGCGCCACCGAGACGCTGGTGGCCCAGGATGCCTCCCAGCGCGAGAAGCTCTGGGCCGCGCGCAGGGTGATTTCCCCAGCCCTCCGGGCCCTCAAGCCTCACAAGATTTCCGAGGACATCGTCGTGCCCCGCTCGAAGATTCCGGAGGTCATCGAGCGCTTGAAGGCCATGGGCGCGGAGCTGGGGCTCACCGTGGCCACGTATGGCCATGCGGGCGACGGGAACCTGCACGCCAACATCCTCTACGAGGGCGCCCACCAACGGCCGCTGGTGGAGGAGGCCCTGCGGCGCATGCTGGTGATGACCGTGGAACTGGGCGGAACCATCACAGGCGAGCACGGTGTGGGGCACGCGAAGCGGGAATATCTTTCGCTGGAGCAGTCCCCCGCGCTCATCGACCTGCAGCGCAGGCTCAAGGCCTTCTTCGATCCATCAGGGTTGCTCAACCCTTCGAAAATCTTCCCCGCGCTCATGCGTTCTTGA
- the folE gene encoding GTP cyclohydrolase I, whose translation MARAVADFLRAAGLNLQDVHLADTPTRVAEAWAAEFLDGYSRTPEQALGETFPAPPGSSGELVVVTDLRFHSMCPHHLLPLTGRAHVAYVPGKRVVGFGRLSSLVDCFAHRLILQEDMAREVARSLAQVLGSPATACIIEAEQACLRLRGDKQRDAVTHAEAYEGTLRRDGPLRRELWARLGARR comes from the coding sequence ATGGCGCGTGCCGTGGCGGACTTCCTGCGCGCCGCCGGTCTGAACCTCCAGGACGTCCACCTGGCGGACACCCCCACGCGCGTGGCCGAGGCCTGGGCGGCCGAGTTCCTCGACGGCTACAGCCGCACCCCGGAGCAGGCGCTGGGGGAGACGTTCCCCGCGCCGCCGGGCTCCTCGGGCGAGCTGGTGGTGGTGACGGACCTGCGCTTCCACTCCATGTGTCCGCACCACCTGCTGCCGCTCACCGGGCGGGCCCACGTGGCCTACGTGCCGGGCAAGCGGGTGGTGGGCTTTGGCCGGCTGTCATCGCTGGTGGACTGCTTCGCGCACCGGCTCATCCTCCAGGAGGACATGGCGCGGGAAGTGGCGCGTTCCCTGGCGCAGGTGCTGGGCAGCCCCGCCACTGCATGCATCATCGAAGCGGAGCAGGCGTGCCTGCGCCTGCGCGGGGACAAGCAGCGCGACGCCGTCACTCACGCGGAGGCCTATGAAGGCACCCTGCGGCGCGACGGCCCCCTGCGCCGTGAGCTGTGGGCCCGGTTGGGGGCCCGGCGATGA
- a CDS encoding Rieske (2Fe-2S) protein, whose product MNGHLDGGFIPVATLDVLDARGRAVVQVDGVAVALFRVNGELHAVADACPHRAGPLSEGDLVGYVVHCPLHTWPFDIRTGQCPRHPGVQVRTYVVRVQGQHILVSASGRVHAP is encoded by the coding sequence ATGAACGGACATCTGGACGGAGGATTCATTCCAGTGGCGACGCTGGACGTACTCGACGCGCGGGGCCGCGCGGTGGTGCAGGTGGACGGTGTCGCGGTGGCCCTCTTCCGCGTGAATGGGGAGCTCCATGCGGTGGCGGACGCATGCCCCCACCGGGCCGGGCCCCTGTCCGAGGGGGACCTGGTGGGATACGTGGTGCACTGTCCGTTGCACACCTGGCCGTTCGACATCCGGACGGGGCAGTGCCCTCGGCATCCAGGGGTGCAGGTCCGCACCTATGTGGTGCGTGTGCAGGGACAGCACATCCTCGTGTCCGCATCAGGTAGGGTCCACGCCCCCTGA
- a CDS encoding metal ABC transporter substrate-binding protein — protein sequence MTMRLSRLFAAVCAAFTLFVASPARADLNVVTTLPDLAALTKAVGGDHVKVQALALSSQDPHFVDAKPNLALALNRADLLIAVGLDLEIGWLPTLQVGARNPKILVGNPGYLVASQFVKLLEVPTAQVDRGQGDVHPGGNPHFLYDPRQALSVARAITDRLAQLDPKNAQSYRDNLATFTTELEKSRADWEKRLAPLRGQPVIAYHRTMAYLADWLGFDTITYLEPKPGIPPNPSHVASVLAQGRQRKARMVLMESYYPDTTARLVASKIPAPLVTLHGGTDFKAKETYLQHINEMVERLEKGLAGKGT from the coding sequence ATGACCATGCGTCTCTCCCGTCTGTTCGCGGCCGTGTGCGCCGCCTTCACCCTCTTCGTCGCGTCCCCCGCTCGCGCGGACCTCAACGTCGTCACCACCCTGCCGGACCTGGCCGCCTTGACGAAGGCCGTGGGCGGCGACCACGTCAAAGTGCAGGCCCTGGCGCTGTCCAGCCAGGACCCGCACTTCGTGGATGCCAAGCCGAACCTCGCCCTGGCGCTCAACCGCGCGGACCTGCTCATCGCGGTGGGCCTGGACCTGGAGATCGGCTGGCTGCCCACGCTTCAGGTGGGCGCGCGCAACCCGAAAATCCTCGTGGGCAACCCGGGCTACCTGGTGGCCTCGCAGTTCGTGAAGCTGCTGGAGGTCCCCACCGCGCAGGTGGACCGGGGCCAGGGCGACGTCCACCCGGGCGGCAACCCGCACTTCCTCTATGACCCGCGCCAGGCGCTGTCCGTCGCGCGAGCCATCACCGACCGGCTGGCGCAGTTGGATCCGAAGAACGCGCAGTCCTACCGCGACAACCTCGCCACCTTCACCACCGAGTTGGAGAAGTCGCGCGCGGACTGGGAGAAGCGGCTGGCGCCGCTGCGTGGCCAGCCCGTCATCGCCTACCACCGGACCATGGCGTACCTGGCGGACTGGCTGGGCTTCGACACCATCACCTACCTGGAGCCCAAGCCCGGCATCCCGCCCAACCCGTCGCACGTCGCGAGCGTCCTGGCCCAGGGCCGTCAGCGAAAGGCGCGCATGGTGCTGATGGAGAGCTACTACCCGGACACCACCGCGCGGTTGGTGGCCTCGAAGATTCCCGCGCCGCTCGTCACCCTGCACGGCGGCACGGACTTCAAGGCGAAGGAGACGTACCTCCAGCACATCAACGAAATGGTCGAGCGCCTGGAGAAGGGGCTCGCCGGAAAGGGGACCTGA
- a CDS encoding metal ABC transporter ATP-binding protein, with protein sequence MKTVEPTNGAHAVPATFAPGDALLTCEKLVIGYDSKAILPPIDLTIRRGQFVAVVGRNGSGKSTWFRTLLGMQPPVSGTISRASAQVRSAYVPQTSAIDSLLPLRAGELTAWGRLRGWSFLWPFARKADRQAVQSALETAGAKAFASRPYRELSEGQKQRTLLARLVATEADLVLLDEPTAAMDAVAEHETMQRLCTLSRERGLGVVVVCHDLEVAAEHADVLVFVDRETSAFVVGDARTVFCHPAFRRQYGDEYCQRAPLGPHRGNDAR encoded by the coding sequence GTGAAGACCGTTGAGCCCACGAACGGCGCGCACGCGGTGCCCGCCACCTTCGCGCCGGGTGACGCGTTGCTCACCTGCGAGAAGCTCGTCATCGGTTACGACAGCAAGGCCATCCTGCCGCCCATCGACCTGACCATTCGCCGCGGCCAGTTCGTGGCGGTGGTGGGCCGCAACGGCTCCGGCAAGAGCACCTGGTTCCGGACGCTGCTGGGCATGCAGCCGCCGGTGTCGGGCACCATCTCCCGCGCCTCCGCGCAGGTGCGCAGTGCCTATGTGCCGCAGACGTCCGCCATCGACTCGCTGCTGCCACTGCGCGCGGGCGAGCTGACGGCGTGGGGACGCCTGCGCGGCTGGAGCTTCCTGTGGCCCTTCGCCCGGAAGGCGGACCGACAGGCCGTGCAGAGCGCGCTGGAGACGGCCGGCGCGAAGGCCTTCGCATCGAGGCCCTACCGCGAGCTGTCCGAGGGCCAGAAGCAGCGCACGCTGCTGGCGCGGCTGGTGGCCACCGAGGCGGACCTGGTGCTCCTGGACGAGCCCACCGCCGCCATGGACGCCGTCGCCGAGCACGAGACGATGCAGCGACTGTGCACGCTGTCGCGTGAGCGGGGCCTGGGCGTGGTGGTGGTGTGCCACGACCTGGAGGTCGCCGCCGAGCACGCGGACGTGCTCGTCTTCGTGGACCGCGAGACGTCCGCCTTCGTCGTGGGCGATGCCCGCACCGTCTTTTGTCACCCCGCCTTCCGCCGCCAGTACGGCGACGAGTACTGCCAACGCGCGCCCCTGGGACCTCACCGTGGAAACGACGCTCGCTGA
- a CDS encoding metal ABC transporter permease has product METTLAEPSKWEQFHLAFDLFRDPLLCALIAGGVLGFLSVYVVLRRMVFVSAAVAQSAGLGVALAFYAAIHLGTHVEPVLGATTLALLATMLLMTEPAKLRLTRESLLGLAYALAGGAAVLVGDRIAQEAHDIQSILFGTAVLVTPEQLYTVAIAGGAIMFIHLWWYRGITFASFDRTGALVQGLPVRLLDGVLMVSIGVMVGVCARALGALPVFAFSTLSAIAALMLELRLPWTFFVATLFGAIAGVGGYLFAFFYDFPVGGSQTVFAAAMVAVATVLRMLVHAVQKAR; this is encoded by the coding sequence GTGGAAACGACGCTCGCTGAACCATCCAAGTGGGAGCAGTTCCACCTGGCGTTCGATTTGTTCAGGGACCCGCTGCTGTGCGCGCTCATCGCGGGCGGCGTACTGGGCTTCCTGAGCGTGTACGTGGTGCTGCGGCGCATGGTGTTCGTCAGCGCCGCGGTGGCCCAATCCGCGGGCCTGGGCGTGGCGCTGGCCTTCTACGCGGCCATCCACCTGGGCACGCACGTGGAGCCCGTGCTGGGCGCCACCACCCTGGCGCTGTTGGCCACCATGTTGCTGATGACGGAGCCGGCGAAGCTGCGCCTCACGCGGGAGAGCCTGCTGGGTCTGGCCTATGCGCTGGCGGGCGGCGCCGCGGTGCTCGTGGGAGACCGCATCGCGCAGGAGGCGCACGACATCCAGAGCATCCTCTTCGGCACGGCGGTGCTGGTGACGCCCGAGCAGCTCTACACGGTGGCCATCGCTGGCGGGGCCATCATGTTCATCCACCTGTGGTGGTACCGGGGCATCACCTTCGCCAGCTTCGACCGGACGGGAGCGCTGGTGCAGGGGCTGCCGGTGCGCCTCCTGGACGGCGTGCTGATGGTCAGCATCGGCGTCATGGTGGGCGTGTGCGCCCGGGCGCTGGGCGCGCTGCCGGTGTTCGCCTTCTCCACGCTGTCCGCCATCGCCGCGCTGATGTTGGAGCTGCGGCTGCCGTGGACCTTCTTCGTCGCCACGCTCTTCGGCGCCATCGCGGGCGTGGGCGGCTATCTCTTCGCGTTCTTCTACGACTTCCCCGTGGGCGGCTCGCAGACGGTGTTCGCCGCGGCCATGGTGGCCGTGGCGACCGTCCTGCGAATGCTCGTCCACGCGGTACAGAAGGCGCGCTGA
- a CDS encoding isochorismatase family protein, which yields MPTFRLKQDQAALLVVDIQERLCAAMDRDALDRMLSRTTAAIEGARALGLPILLTEQYPQGLGPTHSLLRMRVLKDVKAVEKLEFSAAVPDVLAALGGRTQVLVAGMETHICVFQTVRDLAERGLSPFLLTDAVLSRAQEDRQVGLQLCRDAGAHVVTVEAALFDLLGRAGTPEFKQVSAAVR from the coding sequence ATGCCCACCTTCCGCCTCAAGCAGGACCAGGCCGCGTTGCTCGTCGTGGACATCCAGGAGCGACTGTGCGCCGCCATGGACCGGGACGCGCTGGACCGGATGCTCAGCCGCACCACCGCCGCCATCGAGGGCGCTCGCGCGCTGGGGCTCCCCATCCTCCTCACCGAGCAGTACCCCCAGGGCCTGGGGCCCACGCATTCGCTGCTGCGGATGCGGGTGCTGAAGGACGTCAAGGCGGTGGAGAAGCTGGAGTTCAGCGCCGCCGTGCCAGACGTGCTGGCCGCGCTCGGCGGGCGCACGCAGGTGCTGGTGGCGGGCATGGAGACGCACATCTGCGTCTTCCAGACGGTGCGCGACCTGGCCGAACGCGGTCTGTCCCCGTTCCTGCTTACGGACGCCGTGCTGTCGCGCGCGCAGGAGGACCGGCAGGTGGGCCTCCAGTTGTGCCGTGACGCGGGCGCGCACGTCGTCACGGTGGAGGCCGCGCTGTTCGACCTGCTCGGGCGCGCCGGCACGCCCGAGTTCAAGCAGGTCTCCGCGGCGGTCCGCTGA